The DNA segment TACGAACGAaacactcaaaaaaaaaaagcaaatcctcgtgaggaagaagacaagacaaGACACCGTGTTCGAGATTTGTGATCCCCACATCGGTAAAATGGAGGATACGATTTCAAACCCAAGCATGATGGAACCTCTGTTATTCCCCGTCGATGATCCAATGTCTCTCCTACTTTCTCAGACCACCGATAACAACAACAGTCTCTTCGGGTTCGTGAGAGGTCCCAGATACGGTGAATACGCAAGCCTACGAGAATCGAAGCTTCGATTAAAGCGAGAGTACGCGATGATACtaaaggaagaggaagagaggtTCTTCGGCGgcgagaagaacaagaagctgaATCAAACGAGAGAAGAATACGAAATTCGGGTTTCTCCGGAGAAGAAGACGAGATTCGGGTTCAAATACAACCCTAATTCGCGGAGACTGTCTTCGTCCTCGTCGTGCTCGTTGGCTCAGTCTGTTCCTGACTTCTCCGCCATGATCCGTAAGGAAAATCGCCGCCCGGCTAACTCGAATTTGCTTCCGCGGAGAACGGATCTCACTCCTCCGCCGTCTAAGAGCAGAAACGGCGCCGTTTTCGGATCGGCTTCTTCCGCTAGAGGAAGCATGAGTGCTGGAGATAAGAAGAAGAGGATGGGGATGTCGCGTAAGAGCTACGCTAATGTCGAAGATCTGAAGAAAGTATCCATGGCCGCAGATTCTGGCATTAATGGCGGCGGTGGAGGAGGGAGGAAATCAATTGGAGGTGGTGGTCGGACTATTCTAGGTTACAGACAAATCTACTGATCACTCTTTGTCACACAACttgattgtgttttttttttttttaaagatttgattatttttttaggtttttggtTGATAAAAGATTGTTCctttgtttcttgattttggTTTGTGTGTGATAGAAAGCTAATTGATAAGATTCATATCGTTGAAATTACACAAATGCTGATTTTGACAAAAACATGTTCTAAAAGAGATCAATTGCTAACTCTCCGACTAAACACCTAAGGATCTCATAAGCTATCTCTGAACCAACTCCTAACGAATGAGTTTCAAGATCCATCCAGTTCTCCATCTCAATATCGATGATTTTATCCATATCAATCCGAGCCAATGCTGCCCACTTTGGAACTTCCTCGAGAACACCGCGAATCAGCACGGAAGCATCAGCACTTGATGAAGGCTTTAATCCGCAGGAAGTGTTTCTTTCTTCCAAGTGTTCGATCATGGCATCAACAAGGAACCCTCCGGTTATTCCGGTGAGATTGACCAGGTTATCGGAACGAGCAGCGTATATCATGAGTTCGTCGAAGAGTTCTGGTCCGATGAGGTAGTTGTCTtgtgtagtagtagtagtagtaccAAGTGAGAGTTCGGTGTGGAGTATGACTTCTCTTGCGTTGGTGAGTCTCTGGTGTGTTGATATGAGACCTGTGTTGCTTAAACACCTCAGGAGGTTAGAGACGTGGCTGATAAGACTGGAGATCGCTTGATAGTTGCCACTAGTTGTTGAGTTCTTGAACAAAGCTGCAGAGTTTTCAAGAACGTCCCAGTCTGGTTCTGTAGGCTCTAGAGGCAGCCTCATCTGTCCTGGAACTACAAGTATCATAACAACAGTTTCAGATACAAGAAACTGATGATTTTTCTTAGAAATTAGGTAATGTCTGAATAATAATCTTATGTACCTGAGATAGTGTCGAAGCTATTTGAGAAACAACTCTCGTTAGAGAAAGATGCATCCAGTACAGAACCAGGGCTTGTGTAATCACTGTTTGCATTTCCTATCATCTCTGTTTTGCCTTTCCTCTGCAAGAATCAAGAAAGCAAAATGAatagaaaatgagaaaaatactaaaatgtGTAAACCTTTAAGCATACCGGACAAGCTGTTTCTGCATAAGGCTGCTGGTGTGCTATTGAAGATAGCAACTCATGGAGAATCAAGGATGCTTGTTTATTGGGAAATGCACTTCCTATTAtggcttcatcttcttcttgtgaAGCAAACTCTTTAAGCTTTTGCTGAATCAAACCCACAGTACCAGCATCAAGTGTTGTTCTTGGGTTACGTTCACCCATCTGACTTGGAACACCTTTGGTTTCTCTACAGCGTTGGCTATAGTTTCTACGAGGGGAACCATTACTACAAGTGCTTTCACCATCAAATGGTCTTGACACTGGACTCATAGAGCTACTTCCTTGTACTTGACCACTTACACAAGCTAACCTTCTCTTCCTTCCTGGAGTGCTAAACCCTGATCTATTAGAAGATTCCTCAACTCTAGTGTAAGATTTTCTCTGTACATTCAAATCAGAGTTCTCAAATCTAGCCTTGGAGTGATGATGATTCCTGCTAGTTGAAGCTCTATTCATGGCAACAAAGTCCTTCTCTTTACAGTTGATTGAATTTACAGGTGACGAAGAACAACCTCTTTTGCTCTGAAAGGTGTGAGATTGAGCTACCGAAGGAAACCTTGCAGGATGTATAGCCTTCTTCTCCATTGGATCTGTGAACTCTCTACCTTTACCAGAGGCTGCAGACATAGATGGTTCTTGATTTCTCCAAAACACATTTCTTTTACTCCGTTCAAAAGGCGTTGATTCAGCAACACACGCCTTGTTCTTTCCAAATTCTTCTTCAGCTATCTGACTAGAACCACGAACATCAACAAAGCTACCACAAGCTTTACAAGAAGCAACAAATTCAACCGGCTCTTTCCCTACATTTTCGAACCTTCTAACCCCTGAAGAGCTTGGATAAGCAATAGCGTGTTTCACATTTCTCCTTCCGGGTTCCAGAATCCTAGTAGCAGCATCAATCAGCCTAGAGTTACGTCTATTATGAAGCCTGGGGCTTCTAACATGAGGAGAAGCCAGTTTCTGATGCTGTTTCCTAACACGGGTCAAAACGTTCTTAATCTGCAATGCTTCTGATCCAAACTTCTTCACCATAACACCACGCCTATCACACACACCTGCTGTTGTTCTCGGCATCTTCTGTGGCCTTGACTTATCACAACCACTatcttcctcctcttcaaaCAAACCGCATTTATCCTTTTTGTCGTGAATCTGATAcaatggtttcttcttcttgttgccTTTGTCTCTGTGGTTAGATGGTAATGAGTCAAGTCCCATCAAGCGTGCTACCAAACTAGGAGGTCTCATATCATGCTTCTTAAGCTCCATAACTTCACCTCTATTTGGGAAACTTCCTCTGTTCTCATCATCAATCTTCAATCAAGTAAACAATCTTAGGTTGTTGCTACtcaattaaaactaaaaatataaactttataaGGATAAAGGGAGAAAGTATTCACCAGATTAAGCTTAGATTTGAGCATTTTCTCATCCCtaccaaacctctttgaacctTGTTTCCCTGACAAAAAATGCAATAAATATTCTCTTTCATTTTTTCAGACACAACCATTAGATAAACTTAGACAGAGAGGGAAAACAGACTAACCAGGGAGAAGTGATTTGCGAGAAAAGAGCTTCCTTTTAGCAAAACGTCGGTTCCAGTCGAAGAGCTGGAAGAAAACACCCACGCAACCGCCTAGTCTATTTGGCCGTTTCTCTGTTATGGCCGAGCACGTCGCCGTTTTGTCCACCGTCTCCGTTAACTCTCCCGTCATTTCAAACGGAACCTTAACAACCGACAAAAGCTCAGAGAGATAGAATACAGAGATAACAATGTCTTCTTCAGAGACAAATCGCTTCAGATTCCATAACTTGAAGTCACCAGATAAGAAACAAAACTACTTTCTTTCAGTTCTGATTCtgtatggaaaaaaaaagaaaagtgtaTGAGCTTTTGTGAAACTTTGGAgctcgtgaagaagaagaatctcaATCTCTTTTAAGAGAAGCAGAGAAGAGGAGTGTGTACATTTAGCATTAGTTTTGCGAGAATAGGGAAAGAAAGGAGACAGTTGGAACTGAGCAAAACGACAATTGTACAgtggaacaaagaaaaaaagtcaCTCTGATTATTAGAGCTTAACAAAAGAAAGTGAGCTTAAAAGAAGATGATGGAGTGTGAGTGAGACTCAACAGGTAATATTCGCAGTTTGGAGTTAAAAAGGGTAAAAAGAGACATATAGCAAAACGATAGTGACCACCAAGTGACT comes from the Brassica napus cultivar Da-Ae chromosome A7, Da-Ae, whole genome shotgun sequence genome and includes:
- the LOC106353913 gene encoding uncharacterized protein LOC106353913 yields the protein MTGELTETVDKTATCSAITEKRPNRLGGCVGVFFQLFDWNRRFAKRKLFSRKSLLPGKQGSKRFGRDEKMLKSKLNLIDDENRGSFPNRGEVMELKKHDMRPPSLVARLMGLDSLPSNHRDKGNKKKKPLYQIHDKKDKCGLFEEEEDSGCDKSRPQKMPRTTAGVCDRRGVMVKKFGSEALQIKNVLTRVRKQHQKLASPHVRSPRLHNRRNSRLIDAATRILEPGRRNVKHAIAYPSSSGVRRFENVGKEPVEFVASCKACGSFVDVRGSSQIAEEEFGKNKACVAESTPFERSKRNVFWRNQEPSMSAASGKGREFTDPMEKKAIHPARFPSVAQSHTFQSKRGCSSSPVNSINCKEKDFVAMNRASTSRNHHHSKARFENSDLNVQRKSYTRVEESSNRSGFSTPGRKRRLACVSGQVQGSSSMSPVSRPFDGESTCSNGSPRRNYSQRCRETKGVPSQMGERNPRTTLDAGTVGLIQQKLKEFASQEEDEAIIGSAFPNKQASLILHELLSSIAHQQPYAETACPRKGKTEMIGNANSDYTSPGSVLDASFSNESCFSNSFDTISVPGQMRLPLEPTEPDWDVLENSAALFKNSTTSGNYQAISSLISHVSNLLRCLSNTGLISTHQRLTNAREVILHTELSLGTTTTTTQDNYLIGPELFDELMIYAARSDNLVNLTGITGGFLVDAMIEHLEERNTSCGLKPSSSADASVLIRGVLEEVPKWAALARIDMDKIIDIEMENWMDLETHSLGVGSEIAYEILRCLVGELAIDLF
- the LOC106357125 gene encoding uncharacterized protein LOC106357125; amino-acid sequence: MFKGEALFFLNQTVTNETLKKKKQILVRKKTRQDTVFEICDPHIGKMEDTISNPSMMEPLLFPVDDPMSLLLSQTTDNNNSLFGFVRGPRYGEYASLRESKLRLKREYAMILKEEEERFFGGEKNKKLNQTREEYEIRVSPEKKTRFGFKYNPNSRRLSSSSSCSLAQSVPDFSAMIRKENRRPANSNLLPRRTDLTPPPSKSRNGAVFGSASSARGSMSAGDKKKRMGMSRKSYANVEDLKKVSMAADSGINGGGGGGRKSIGGGGRTILGYRQIY